One window of Hujiaoplasma nucleasis genomic DNA carries:
- the rd gene encoding rubredoxin: MQKYVCDVCGYIYDPEIGDPDGGIEAGTAFEDIPEDWVCPECGVTKENFSPLD; encoded by the coding sequence ATGCAAAAATATGTTTGTGACGTATGTGGATATATCTATGATCCTGAAATAGGAGATCCAGATGGCGGGATTGAAGCTGGAACAGCTTTCGAAGATATTCCTGAAGATTGGGTTTGCCCTGAATGTGGAGTGACTAAAGAAAACTTTAGCCCATTAGACTAA
- a CDS encoding GNAT family N-acetyltransferase, with product MKFLKDNQILDIAEAKVKDAKDLLVFLSQVQEENEFIVLKDSGLHKTLEEQETYLTELKNKVTSKLFIGKVKNQIVASGGIYHRDKSLEGNVVLDINVLKDYLGIGTEEHMLNHVINYARITTEIRSIDILTTDKNKNLIGIYQSIGFKLIEHDDISLKPDKDQLVYRLVIK from the coding sequence ATGAAGTTTTTAAAAGACAATCAAATTTTAGATATAGCTGAAGCTAAGGTTAAAGATGCCAAAGATTTATTGGTGTTTTTAAGTCAAGTCCAAGAAGAAAATGAATTTATTGTACTTAAGGATTCTGGTTTGCATAAAACTCTTGAGGAACAAGAAACTTATTTAACTGAATTAAAGAATAAAGTTACCTCAAAACTATTTATTGGAAAAGTGAAAAATCAAATCGTTGCCAGTGGAGGTATCTATCATAGAGATAAGTCACTCGAAGGTAATGTTGTTTTAGATATTAATGTCTTGAAGGACTATTTAGGTATAGGGACTGAAGAACATATGTTAAACCACGTGATTAATTACGCAAGGATCACTACTGAAATTAGAAGCATTGATATCCTTACTACTGATAAGAATAAGAATCTAATCGGTATATATCAATCAATTGGCTTTAAGTTAATTGAACATGATGATATTTCTTTAAAACCAGATAAGGACCAATTGGTCTATCGATTGGTCATCAAATAA
- a CDS encoding sensor domain-containing phosphodiesterase, whose product MKERFNKIFYHFKETIGHFGWFTLVLIPIFIIINWSFFSTSNAQRQAIESKNLSTATQELNNIDLYITTHLESVHNDIHVILEANETSKYLADSTSESLIEFRDLVYRIASNKKAFLHSSLIDSDGQEIFRITRDGESLIIEEESALRSYNQEDYFSVVSSFDHQVLFISGIELVNDIPILTLIAPVFNNDELIHFIKIDYLADSFLSVFSLYSSNNNYLSLGMLNNQKIWLIDQSSQSLYQETNSQKINEYINYIEEDPYTPSIKLNFHGDDDHYYYVLDEAGFIIFSRIDMDSAIATSQSLSLKYPWMIYIINIMSLIFIMYFAYVIKSKSADKILLNANMYLSDNNVDGVMITDKDIRVHYVNQAFESFYGYKIEELIHKNPRDVIGETGLPIDFQMREYNKYFEGHIWNKTKDDIRILKYLRIKNESTTSGKIRHYIGIYSEPRIEIDDYVKYSKVKDQTISEISKVFINYDFKIDQSMLIMVKIHPVDIYHFAKFVKRKLDKQAIIAVPKNNYLMIYLNQDKDLQEDTINQVDQLIDQYKHLPDSDHTISQTVVVSQASEKLRSISALIDSIFTVLELSKHKPQLKHHHYTNEMKDILIREKEIQEELDSAFTNKEFYIEYQIQKSLIDNSYVGCEALIRWNNKKLGMIGPNEFIPIIEDSFYINQLTIMVVQNVIDDLKKFYKSLPEGFRVSINLSNFDFNNAHIINKITEIIESSIIPNQYFAFEITESNYLDNIEKTNKILDDLHNKGFVIAIDDFGTGYSSINSLRSIHVDQVKIDKIFIENYPEKDHGQMFRTIARLIQGLNKEIIVEGTESKEQVDFCRACQCEMIQGYYVSRPTDIQTMIDRFILADEGEKNA is encoded by the coding sequence ATGAAAGAACGATTTAATAAAATTTTTTATCATTTTAAAGAAACCATAGGACACTTTGGATGGTTTACTTTAGTGTTGATTCCAATTTTCATAATCATTAATTGGAGTTTTTTTTCTACGTCTAATGCACAAAGACAAGCCATAGAATCAAAAAATCTCTCTACGGCGACTCAAGAACTCAACAATATTGATTTATATATTACGACACATTTAGAGTCTGTTCATAATGATATTCATGTCATTTTAGAAGCCAATGAGACCTCTAAATATTTAGCAGATTCTACAAGTGAGAGTTTAATTGAATTTAGAGATTTGGTTTATCGGATAGCTTCTAATAAAAAAGCTTTTTTACATTCATCTTTAATCGATAGTGATGGTCAAGAAATATTTAGAATTACTAGAGATGGTGAATCATTAATCATTGAAGAAGAAAGTGCATTAAGATCCTATAATCAAGAAGACTATTTCTCTGTAGTATCTTCTTTTGACCATCAAGTATTATTCATAAGCGGAATTGAACTTGTGAATGACATACCTATTCTAACCCTCATAGCTCCCGTTTTTAATAATGATGAGTTAATTCATTTTATTAAAATAGATTATTTAGCTGATTCTTTTTTATCGGTTTTTAGTCTTTATTCTTCTAATAATAATTATTTATCATTAGGTATGCTTAATAATCAAAAGATATGGCTTATTGATCAAAGTAGCCAATCTTTATATCAAGAAACTAATAGTCAAAAAATCAATGAATATATTAATTATATTGAGGAAGATCCTTATACGCCATCAATTAAACTCAATTTTCATGGAGATGATGACCATTATTATTATGTTTTAGATGAAGCAGGATTTATTATATTTTCAAGGATAGATATGGATTCTGCCATAGCGACCAGTCAAAGTTTATCATTAAAATATCCGTGGATGATCTATATAATCAATATTATGTCTTTAATTTTTATTATGTATTTTGCCTATGTCATCAAAAGTAAAAGTGCAGATAAAATCTTATTAAACGCAAACATGTATTTATCTGATAACAATGTTGATGGGGTGATGATTACTGATAAAGACATTCGTGTTCACTATGTTAACCAAGCATTTGAAAGTTTTTATGGTTATAAGATTGAAGAATTAATCCATAAAAATCCAAGAGATGTGATTGGAGAAACAGGTTTACCTATAGATTTCCAAATGAGAGAATATAATAAATATTTTGAAGGACATATTTGGAATAAAACGAAAGATGATATTAGAATATTAAAGTATTTAAGAATTAAGAATGAATCGACAACTTCAGGAAAAATAAGACATTACATAGGGATTTATTCTGAACCTAGAATAGAAATAGATGATTATGTAAAATATTCAAAAGTTAAAGATCAAACCATTAGTGAAATTTCAAAAGTATTTATTAATTATGATTTTAAAATAGATCAATCCATGTTAATCATGGTAAAAATCCATCCTGTTGATATCTATCATTTTGCTAAATTTGTAAAACGTAAATTGGATAAACAAGCTATTATTGCGGTACCAAAAAATAATTATTTAATGATTTATTTAAACCAAGATAAAGACTTACAAGAAGATACGATAAATCAAGTTGATCAACTCATTGATCAATATAAGCACTTGCCAGATTCTGACCACACCATAAGTCAAACAGTGGTTGTTTCTCAAGCCAGTGAAAAGCTTAGGTCCATTAGTGCTTTAATAGATTCTATATTTACGGTTTTAGAATTATCAAAACATAAACCTCAATTAAAACACCATCATTATACAAATGAAATGAAGGATATTTTAATTAGAGAAAAAGAAATCCAAGAAGAACTCGACTCAGCCTTTACCAATAAGGAATTTTATATTGAATATCAAATTCAAAAGTCTTTAATTGATAATTCTTATGTAGGCTGTGAAGCCTTAATAAGATGGAACAATAAAAAGTTGGGTATGATAGGACCTAATGAATTTATACCCATTATTGAAGATAGTTTTTATATCAACCAGTTAACCATTATGGTGGTTCAAAATGTGATTGATGATTTGAAAAAATTCTACAAATCCTTGCCTGAAGGATTTAGGGTTTCTATTAACCTAAGTAACTTTGATTTTAATAATGCTCATATCATCAATAAGATTACTGAAATCATTGAAAGTTCAATCATTCCAAATCAATATTTTGCCTTTGAAATCACTGAAAGTAACTATTTAGACAATATAGAGAAAACCAATAAAATATTAGATGACTTACATAACAAAGGATTTGTGATTGCTATTGATGACTTTGGTACGGGATATTCATCCATTAATTCTTTAAGATCTATCCATGTTGACCAAGTAAAAATAGACAAAATATTTATTGAAAACTACCCAGAGAAAGACCATGGTCAAATGTTTAGAACCATTGCTCGATTAATCCAAGGGTTAAATAAAGAAATCATAGTAGAGGGTACGGAAAGTAAAGAACAAGTCGATTTTTGTAGGGCTTGTCAATGTGAAATGATTCAAGGATATTATGTGTCGAGGCCAACAGACATTCAAACCATGATCGATAGATTTATACTTGCTGATGAGGGAGAGAAAAATGCTTAA
- the mscL gene encoding large conductance mechanosensitive channel protein MscL: MKNFFKDFRAFIAKGNVLDLAVAFIIGAAFNAIVKSLVNDILMPIVSLVFGKDTTNLYWVMKGSSAFNPVTGETVFSENAVVMYYGNFINEVINFFIIALTIFVIIRVFSRIQGRLDGLKQRIYPDKEEVKEE; this comes from the coding sequence ATGAAAAACTTCTTTAAAGATTTTCGCGCCTTTATCGCTAAAGGTAACGTATTAGATTTAGCAGTTGCATTTATCATTGGTGCTGCATTTAATGCCATCGTTAAATCATTGGTCAATGATATTTTGATGCCTATTGTGAGTTTAGTGTTCGGTAAAGATACAACCAACCTTTATTGGGTCATGAAAGGTTCATCTGCTTTTAATCCAGTGACTGGAGAGACAGTCTTTAGTGAAAATGCCGTTGTGATGTATTATGGAAACTTCATAAATGAAGTGATTAACTTTTTCATCATTGCTCTGACCATTTTTGTGATTATTAGAGTTTTCTCTAGAATTCAAGGAAGATTGGATGGGTTAAAACAACGTATTTATCCAGATAAAGAAGAAGTGAAAGAAGAATAA
- a CDS encoding PAS domain-containing protein: MLNQYFIQITLEGLSLGFVIGMVLVSISFYAYLIYEKKQNKREKIDDFSPLRVLENYEGMAFSCLINEEWTMTYVSSNAYKIFGYTSDEILQGKHITYSDIIHPKFRNFVRDKYIEAIHNHQDIQLEYMIIDKDNQEKWVREDGHIIYDSLGRPLAIDGFIYGIDFYKRMLADNNQYKAKYQSLFEDLDFPIVVIQENQIIDINHSAINFFRASSKDQILKMKPIEMIDESYHDLFKSRFARLQETKTSNLSTLYKLKRFDGTSVIANIEGVPFFEDGQMFVNVLILEKDDERAFSQRLLKTERRNRDLILYMHEGLAVFQPIPDELDAKLVYANMKFSDLLYDQFKNLTYHKFSNLFDLLIKENYQEIFNHQDEKPLVKEIYQPTSKKYLQCLFYYNNEKELIVQMTDVTKEKELIRKYQEEKQTLDEILEATDTMIWTWDRSKNKLIYEKRTFDILGYDYDDQEITNPEKIMNYFHPDDRTILYQQLTSYFKCEIPYFSVEVRIRDAMGNYRWWMVRGKAVQLVDNIPLIISGTYQDITHHKLKDEEIKFLSMHDQLTKLYNLRAYHEKMDELDQDKFLPISLAIIDVNGLKVFNDALSHSVGDDLLVKTSNVMSSFAKESDVLARIGGDEFVMIMPNTPIEHAETRFKLIEEALSEERVANIPISISYGVEVKFNQRFTLHQIKDMADSKMYQQKFSGKDTRLEILKSIRHEFFKQNPFEGKVVNKVHELSMKLSHYLDLDPETRSVIEIASQYYNIGIFSIRNEIFNEERKFEKYAEIEYRKHVENGYRIILATYRNERIAMAILHHHEKFNGLGYPAKLEGHKIPLASRMISIAATYSRRMLLGESKENVFSYLEEEKNISFDPELVDDFIGMIKSEA, translated from the coding sequence ATGCTTAATCAATACTTCATCCAAATCACCTTAGAAGGACTTTCTTTAGGGTTTGTGATTGGAATGGTCTTAGTCAGTATTTCTTTCTATGCCTACTTAATTTATGAAAAAAAGCAAAATAAAAGAGAAAAAATCGATGATTTTTCTCCTTTAAGAGTGCTTGAAAACTATGAAGGCATGGCTTTTTCTTGTTTAATCAATGAAGAATGGACCATGACTTATGTATCTTCAAATGCTTATAAAATATTTGGTTATACCAGTGATGAAATATTACAAGGAAAACATATAACTTATAGTGATATCATCCACCCTAAGTTTAGGAACTTTGTAAGAGACAAATATATTGAAGCTATTCATAATCATCAAGACATTCAATTAGAATACATGATAATTGATAAAGACAATCAAGAAAAATGGGTTAGGGAAGATGGTCATATAATTTATGATTCTCTTGGAAGACCCTTAGCCATTGATGGTTTTATCTATGGTATCGATTTTTATAAAAGGATGCTAGCAGATAACAATCAATATAAGGCAAAATATCAATCCTTGTTTGAAGACTTAGATTTTCCTATTGTTGTGATTCAAGAAAATCAAATCATTGATATTAACCACTCAGCCATTAATTTCTTTAGGGCATCATCAAAGGATCAAATCTTAAAGATGAAACCTATAGAAATGATTGATGAATCATATCATGACTTATTTAAATCAAGATTTGCTAGACTCCAAGAAACGAAAACGTCTAATTTATCTACCCTATATAAATTAAAAAGATTTGATGGAACAAGTGTCATAGCCAACATTGAAGGTGTTCCTTTCTTTGAGGATGGACAAATGTTTGTTAATGTATTAATCTTAGAAAAAGATGACGAAAGAGCATTTTCTCAAAGACTACTTAAAACAGAAAGAAGAAACCGTGATTTAATCTTATACATGCACGAAGGGTTAGCGGTCTTTCAACCCATACCTGATGAATTGGATGCTAAGTTAGTCTATGCTAATATGAAATTTTCTGATTTGTTATATGATCAATTTAAGAATTTAACCTACCATAAATTTAGCAATTTATTTGATCTTTTAATTAAAGAAAATTATCAAGAAATATTTAATCATCAAGATGAAAAACCCTTGGTAAAAGAAATATATCAGCCTACAAGCAAGAAGTATTTACAATGTCTTTTTTACTATAACAATGAAAAAGAATTAATTGTGCAAATGACCGATGTCACTAAAGAGAAAGAACTTATTCGTAAGTATCAAGAAGAAAAACAAACCTTAGATGAAATCTTAGAAGCAACTGATACCATGATTTGGACATGGGATCGTTCAAAAAACAAACTTATTTATGAAAAACGTACTTTTGATATTTTAGGTTATGATTATGATGATCAAGAAATCACCAACCCAGAAAAAATCATGAATTATTTCCACCCTGATGATAGAACAATCTTATATCAGCAATTGACCTCATATTTTAAATGTGAAATTCCTTATTTTTCTGTAGAAGTTAGAATTAGGGACGCTATGGGGAATTATCGTTGGTGGATGGTTAGGGGTAAGGCAGTTCAATTGGTGGATAATATACCCCTTATCATATCTGGAACTTATCAAGATATTACCCACCATAAGTTAAAAGATGAAGAGATTAAGTTCTTGTCTATGCATGATCAGTTGACGAAACTATATAATTTAAGAGCCTACCATGAAAAAATGGATGAGTTAGACCAAGATAAGTTTTTACCTATATCCTTGGCTATTATTGATGTCAATGGTTTAAAAGTATTTAATGATGCATTGAGCCATTCTGTGGGTGATGATTTACTTGTGAAGACAAGTAATGTCATGTCATCATTTGCCAAGGAATCGGATGTATTAGCTAGGATTGGTGGTGATGAGTTTGTCATGATTATGCCAAACACACCTATAGAACATGCGGAAACAAGATTTAAACTTATAGAAGAAGCCTTAAGCGAAGAAAGAGTTGCTAATATACCTATTTCCATATCTTATGGCGTCGAAGTTAAGTTTAACCAAAGATTTACCTTACATCAAATTAAGGATATGGCAGATTCAAAAATGTACCAACAAAAGTTTTCAGGTAAGGACACAAGATTAGAGATCTTAAAGAGTATTCGCCATGAATTCTTTAAACAAAATCCTTTTGAAGGAAAAGTAGTCAATAAAGTTCATGAACTATCCATGAAATTATCTCATTATTTAGATCTTGATCCTGAAACTAGGTCAGTGATAGAAATCGCAAGTCAATATTATAATATCGGGATATTCTCTATTAGGAATGAAATATTCAATGAAGAAAGAAAATTTGAAAAATACGCTGAGATAGAATACCGTAAACATGTAGAAAATGGATATCGAATTATCTTAGCCACTTATCGTAATGAAAGAATAGCCATGGCTATTTTGCACCATCATGAAAAGTTTAATGGTTTAGGTTATCCTGCTAAGTTAGAAGGACATAAAATTCCTTTGGCTTCAAGAATGATATCGATTGCGGCGACTTATTCAAGAAGAATGTTATTGGGTGAGTCAAAAGAAAATGTCTTTTCTTATTTAGAAGAAGAAAAAAATATATCCTTTGATCCAGAATTGGTCGATGATTTTATAGGAATGATAAAAAGCGAAGCTTAA
- a CDS encoding ATP-dependent Clp protease ATP-binding subunit: protein MQANMNYDQDQDILEKFGRIINDQVKEGKIDPVIGREEEIRRIIKILSRRTKNNPVLIGEPGIGKTAIVEGLAKRIVDKDVPLTLKDKIIYELDLAALVAGAKYRGEFEERLKAVLNKIKASDGQIILFIDEIHMIVGAGKVEGAMDASNMLKPMLARGELHTIGATTLNEYRKYIEKDSALERRLQRVIIKEPSIEDTISILRGLKEKFETHHGVFIHDEAIIQAAILSNRYITDRFLPDKAIDLIDEASASIRMEIDSMPAELDNITRKIMQLEIEKRALEKEIDAHSKERLSLLNDELKSYKKQEKDIRKQWEKEKSELNEVKQLKTKLDSLKNDLQNAFNNSDYSKAAELQYSIIPKLEQNIESMTKNENHQLISESVGEEDIAEVVAKWTNIPVTKLMEGDKERLIHLDEHLKERVIGQDEAIRLVSDAIIRQRAGIKNENRPIGSFMFLGPTGVGKTELAKALAEQLFASEKHIVRIDMSEYMEKFSVSRLIGAPPGYVGYDEGGQLTEAIRRKPYSIVLFDEIEKAHSEVFNLLLQILDDGRLTDSQGRVVDFRNTIIIMTSNLGSRYLVEDQKDGKNKVLSMVKENFKPEFINRIDELIVFNPLSKEVQYQIVDKLLAELETRLKEHQLEFNFTSSLKDYILESAYDISYGARPLKRFIQHHIESMIAREMVNDKLKAKGQYLLDYQNEIIIKEKSEA from the coding sequence ATGCAAGCTAATATGAATTATGACCAAGACCAAGATATTTTAGAAAAATTTGGTCGGATTATTAATGACCAAGTTAAAGAAGGAAAAATAGATCCTGTCATTGGTCGTGAAGAAGAAATTAGACGGATTATAAAAATCTTATCAAGAAGAACAAAAAATAATCCAGTACTCATTGGTGAACCAGGTATTGGTAAAACAGCTATTGTTGAAGGCTTGGCTAAAAGAATCGTTGATAAGGATGTTCCACTGACTTTAAAAGACAAAATCATCTATGAACTAGATTTAGCCGCCTTAGTTGCTGGAGCTAAGTATCGAGGTGAGTTTGAAGAAAGATTAAAGGCTGTCTTAAACAAAATCAAGGCTTCTGATGGTCAAATCATACTATTTATCGATGAAATTCACATGATTGTTGGTGCTGGTAAGGTTGAAGGAGCCATGGATGCATCTAACATGCTTAAACCTATGTTGGCTAGGGGCGAATTACATACCATCGGCGCAACCACCCTTAATGAATACAGAAAATATATAGAAAAAGATTCTGCCTTAGAAAGACGTCTTCAAAGAGTCATTATTAAAGAACCTTCTATCGAAGATACCATCAGTATTTTAAGAGGACTTAAGGAGAAATTTGAAACCCATCATGGCGTTTTTATCCATGATGAAGCCATCATTCAAGCAGCCATCTTATCAAACCGTTATATCACTGATCGTTTCTTACCTGATAAAGCCATTGATCTTATCGATGAAGCCTCTGCTTCTATTCGTATGGAAATAGATTCAATGCCAGCTGAACTCGATAACATTACCAGAAAAATCATGCAACTAGAAATTGAAAAAAGAGCCTTAGAGAAAGAAATAGATGCTCATTCCAAGGAAAGATTATCCTTATTAAATGATGAATTAAAATCATATAAAAAACAAGAAAAAGACATTAGAAAACAATGGGAAAAAGAAAAATCTGAACTGAATGAAGTTAAACAGTTAAAAACTAAATTAGATTCTTTAAAAAACGACTTACAAAACGCCTTTAACAATTCAGATTATTCAAAAGCCGCAGAACTTCAATATTCAATCATTCCTAAACTAGAACAAAATATTGAAAGCATGACTAAGAATGAAAACCATCAACTAATATCAGAATCTGTTGGTGAAGAAGATATTGCTGAAGTGGTTGCTAAATGGACCAATATTCCAGTCACTAAACTTATGGAAGGTGATAAAGAAAGACTCATCCACTTAGATGAACACTTAAAAGAAAGAGTCATTGGTCAAGATGAAGCAATAAGATTAGTGAGTGATGCAATTATTAGACAACGTGCTGGTATTAAAAACGAAAATAGACCCATTGGATCATTTATGTTTTTAGGACCCACTGGTGTCGGTAAAACCGAACTAGCTAAAGCCCTAGCTGAACAACTATTCGCCAGTGAAAAACACATCGTAAGAATTGATATGTCAGAATATATGGAAAAATTCTCTGTCTCTCGTCTGATCGGTGCCCCTCCAGGTTATGTAGGTTATGATGAAGGCGGACAACTAACAGAAGCCATTCGTCGTAAACCTTATTCAATTGTCTTATTTGATGAAATCGAAAAAGCCCATAGTGAAGTCTTTAACTTATTATTACAAATACTAGATGATGGTAGATTAACAGATTCACAAGGTAGGGTCGTCGATTTTAGAAACACCATTATTATCATGACTTCAAACTTAGGTTCAAGATATTTAGTTGAAGACCAAAAAGATGGTAAAAACAAGGTCTTATCTATGGTTAAAGAAAACTTTAAACCAGAATTTATCAATCGTATTGATGAACTTATCGTATTTAATCCTTTATCTAAAGAAGTTCAATATCAAATCGTTGATAAATTACTTGCAGAATTAGAGACTAGACTCAAAGAACATCAATTAGAATTTAACTTTACTTCTTCATTAAAAGACTATATCCTAGAATCTGCTTATGATATTTCTTATGGTGCCAGACCTTTAAAAAGATTTATCCAACATCATATAGAATCCATGATTGCTAGAGAAATGGTTAATGACAAATTAAAGGCCAAGGGTCAATATTTATTAGATTATCAAAATGAAATTATAATCAAAGAAAAAAGCGAAGCTTAA
- a CDS encoding RNA polymerase sigma factor, giving the protein MDDIQIIKQILAGNKNDYALLMDRYYKELFKYIYNMTSSYESTEDLLQEIFMKIYKNLHKFNNDKASFRTWIYRISANHTLNFLNKKSNKFNQYTYEYDDSINQGKDDVEEKSIKEDQINRIIKAMEKVLKPKHYQIMSLHYFSDLSANEISETMGVPLKTVYKAIKSSVEKVKKEVESNEI; this is encoded by the coding sequence ATGGATGACATTCAAATCATAAAACAAATACTTGCTGGAAATAAGAATGACTATGCATTATTGATGGATCGATATTATAAAGAACTTTTCAAGTATATTTATAATATGACTTCTTCTTATGAAAGTACAGAAGATTTATTACAAGAAATATTTATGAAAATTTATAAAAATTTACATAAATTTAACAATGATAAAGCATCTTTTAGAACATGGATTTATCGGATATCAGCCAACCATACTTTAAATTTTTTAAATAAAAAATCAAATAAATTTAATCAATATACCTATGAATATGATGATTCCATCAATCAAGGAAAAGATGACGTTGAAGAAAAATCCATTAAAGAAGATCAAATTAACCGTATTATCAAAGCAATGGAAAAAGTATTAAAACCAAAACATTATCAAATCATGTCCCTACATTATTTTTCTGATTTATCTGCTAATGAAATTTCAGAGACCATGGGGGTGCCATTAAAAACAGTATACAAGGCCATTAAATCATCTGTGGAAAAGGTGAAGAAGGAGGTGGAGAGCAATGAAATATAA
- a CDS encoding lysophospholipid acyltransferase family protein, which yields MKKAKKIVKHNWFLRLIKAILKTFKKRPKLIMEELQLPEQAIYIANHSGAAGPLTLSMYFPKYLVPWGAHPMTENYKHRWKYLYYVFYQQKLKYSKFRSFILATLFGLISKILYKGVQLIPTYTDLRLRHSISKSIEHLEVGNSLLIFPEDSEDGYEEEIKKFHSGFVYLAQKYYQVKEKHIPIIPLYYHKEKAEVRVGKQYFLKDFKSTDHRSLISDFFKNVINELGYN from the coding sequence ATGAAAAAAGCAAAAAAGATTGTTAAACACAATTGGTTTTTAAGGTTGATAAAAGCAATTTTAAAAACCTTTAAGAAAAGACCTAAATTAATTATGGAAGAATTACAACTACCAGAGCAAGCTATTTATATCGCCAATCATTCTGGGGCAGCTGGACCATTAACCTTATCTATGTATTTCCCCAAATACTTAGTGCCCTGGGGAGCTCATCCGATGACAGAGAATTATAAGCATAGGTGGAAATACTTATATTATGTTTTTTACCAACAAAAACTTAAGTATTCAAAATTTAGATCTTTTATATTAGCGACTTTATTTGGCTTAATTTCTAAAATATTATATAAGGGTGTACAATTAATACCTACTTACACTGATTTAAGACTAAGACATTCTATTAGTAAGTCTATAGAACATTTAGAAGTCGGTAATTCTTTATTAATTTTTCCTGAAGATAGTGAAGATGGCTATGAAGAAGAAATTAAGAAGTTTCATTCAGGTTTTGTCTATTTAGCTCAAAAATACTATCAAGTAAAAGAGAAACATATTCCAATCATTCCTTTATATTATCATAAAGAAAAAGCAGAAGTCAGAGTGGGTAAACAATATTTTTTAAAGGATTTTAAATCCACAGATCATCGAAGTCTTATCTCTGATTTTTTTAAAAATGTGATAAATGAACTAGGATATAATTGA